Proteins encoded within one genomic window of Rubripirellula tenax:
- the purE gene encoding 5-(carboxyamino)imidazole ribonucleotide mutase gives MPETEFGPTKALVGVIMGSRNDWDTMMHASEVLAELGVEHEKLVVSAHRTPARMVNYATSAASRGLQVIIAGAGGAAHLPGMVASETNLPVIGVPVQSRALQGLDSLLSIVQMPGGIPVATMSIGKSGARNAGILAARILALSDDALRIRLETFVQQQTDAVLESAEL, from the coding sequence ATGCCCGAAACCGAATTTGGCCCCACCAAAGCCCTCGTCGGCGTCATCATGGGCAGCCGCAACGATTGGGACACGATGATGCACGCGTCGGAAGTGCTCGCGGAACTGGGCGTCGAGCACGAGAAATTGGTCGTTTCGGCCCATCGTACGCCCGCTCGGATGGTCAATTACGCCACTTCCGCGGCGTCCCGCGGTTTGCAGGTCATCATTGCTGGCGCCGGCGGCGCCGCTCACTTGCCTGGGATGGTTGCATCCGAGACGAATTTGCCCGTGATCGGTGTCCCTGTGCAAAGTCGCGCCCTGCAGGGACTCGATTCGCTGCTTTCGATCGTCCAGATGCCCGGCGGAATTCCGGTTGCGACGATGTCGATCGGAAAGTCGGGTGCTCGGAACGCGGGTATCCTTGCCGCCCGCATCTTGGCACTTTCCGACGATGCCCTCCGTATCCGTTTGGAAACGTTTGTCCAGCAACAGACCGATGCGGTGTTGGAATCAGCCGAACTTTGA
- a CDS encoding ribonuclease HI — protein MNVPSTPNPISSEAVCSDYLLVCQAQSIELNQGNWRFTLESASGELILEASDDDLGDLNRLTLLATVRGLESIEGASRVTLLSTNRYLIRSLSDSLPRWRENNFVWEHFGRRIDVQHADLWRRVDRALSIHRVEACLVSSRLVSTVAAPSVHRTLEPSESFAGASNTATDGATHLRIDQGHVGVPTRRVDAGPKDQLRRWLLGTAASSESNTARRRFSAADLCQT, from the coding sequence GTGAACGTCCCCTCCACGCCTAACCCCATTTCGTCGGAAGCTGTTTGCTCGGACTACTTGCTGGTGTGCCAGGCCCAGTCCATCGAACTCAATCAAGGCAACTGGCGGTTCACGCTTGAATCGGCAAGCGGCGAATTGATCCTCGAAGCCAGCGACGACGACCTTGGCGATTTGAATCGCTTGACGTTGCTGGCCACGGTGCGAGGTCTCGAATCGATCGAGGGTGCTTCGCGAGTCACCTTGCTGAGCACGAACCGCTACTTGATCCGATCGTTGTCGGACTCGCTTCCACGTTGGCGCGAGAACAACTTCGTGTGGGAACACTTTGGTCGCCGCATCGACGTCCAACATGCCGATCTTTGGCGTCGCGTCGATCGCGCGTTGTCGATCCATCGCGTCGAAGCGTGTTTGGTTTCGTCACGGTTGGTCAGCACCGTTGCCGCACCGTCGGTTCACCGCACGCTCGAACCCAGCGAGTCGTTTGCAGGTGCTTCGAATACTGCGACCGATGGCGCAACGCACTTGCGAATCGACCAAGGACACGTCGGCGTACCGACACGGCGCGTCGATGCGGGCCCGAAAGACCAGCTTCGCCGATGGCTGCTCGGAACGGCTGCTTCATCCGAATCCAACACGGCAAGGCGACGGTTCTCGGCCGCTGACCTTTGCCAAACCTAG